A section of the Alligator mississippiensis isolate rAllMis1 chromosome 8, rAllMis1, whole genome shotgun sequence genome encodes:
- the PALM3 gene encoding paralemmin-3 yields MTDSTHYSQRLRAIVDRRRLQERMLRTRRELDEERLRAGRLQRKSLRERWLMEGSCLPPEDDDSSPLCQVQSRIQKLENNLSSLQVQMQQLDDPNPATEEGRGVARDPCQAGGAASPPAGGAGHGSDSEPAPTLIPARRDLQEALENGDVARADPPDSISRHNLQAATGSHGTPASGDGSTPRPAEMIIRNHLGQEVGSMDAIRRAAPGMEGEWLENGPGTETPGQIFSVPTGERSLEQIPLAGVGELPLPNQIPLAGLDHIPSALLDQIPSVGPDQIPSALLDPIPSVGPDQIPSALLDQIPLVGPDQIPSALLDPIPSVGPDQIPSALLDQILSAGPDQILSAGPEDWLSLPEQILPGGLDQIPSTVQDQILSAGPGDHFLLPDQIPPAGLEQILSAMQKDLPLPNPIPSMQDQIPSAGLDQIPSTIQKDLPLIPPTMQDQIPSAGLYQVPSSMQKDLPLPDQIPSTMQDQIPSAGPGDNFSPHNQITSELNQILAMQKDQPLLNQIPTAIQDHIPSAGPEDQFSLSDQILSAGPGLDQVPSTMQNQVPPTGPENHFSLPDQILPAGLDMIPSAMQKDQPLLDQIPTTVQDQVPSAGPDQIPATMQDPLPSAVQKNQPLPDQIPMPVQTQIPSPGPDQTPPTVQDQILSAGSGDQPSMPDQMPPAAPNQIPPVLQEVKSSVLDQILPAVEEAKSPAQDHIPSTLQEATPALWDQIPPAAFKQITPAAPEVQPSPPNKIPSTPHANQPFLDQIPPAGLRSQLSPSDQIPATLQENPLPPNQILPAGPDKIPAAVEEVKVSARDQIPSALPCPIPLGAGSAPPPQVRPTLLGQAMEEVPGNPSVLASEQQPLLTEALVPRGPPETPLATAPSPQPRGPPSASSRKQKSCQCCVIM; encoded by the exons ATGACTGACAGCACCCACTACTCCCAGCGCCTGCGGGCCATCGTG gaCCGGCGGAGGCTGCAGGAGCGGATGCTGCGGACGCGCCGGGAGCTGGACGAGGAGCGGCTGCGGGCCGGGCGGCTCCAG CGTAAGTCCCTGAGGGAGCGGTGGCTGATGGAGGGGTCGTGCCTACCCCCAGAGGACGACGACAGTTCTCCACTGTGCCAGGTCCAGTCACGGATCCAGAAGCTGGAGAACAATCTGTCCAG CCTCCAGGTCCAGATGCAGCAGCTGGATGACCCCAACCCTGCCACAGAGGAGGGTAGGGGGGTTGCTAGGGACCCCTGTCAG GCTGGCGGGGCTGCATCACCCCCTGCAG gtggggcaggacaTGGCAGTGATTCTGAACCAGCCCCGACTCTGATCCCGGCCAGGAGGGAcctgcaggaagccctggagAACGGGGATGTGGCCAGAGCAG ATCCCCCTGacagcatcagcaggcacaatcTCCAGgctgccacaggcagccatggAACCCCGGCATCCGGGGATGGCTCTACCCCCCGGCCAGCTGAGATGATCATCCGCAACcatttgggacaggaagtgggCAGCATGGATGCCATCCGCCGCGCCGCCCCCGGCATGGAGGGGGAGTGGCTGGAGAATGGGCCAGGGACTGAGACACCAGGCCAAATCTTTTCTGTTCCCACAGGGGAGAGATCCCTGGAACAGATCccactggctggggtgggggaactgcCTTTGCCCAACCAGATCCCACTGGCTGGGCTGGACCATATCCCGTCAGCTCTGCTGGATCAGATTCCATCGGTTGGGCCTGACCAGATCCCATCAGCTCTGCTGGATCCAATCCCATCTGTTGGGCCTGACCAGATCCCATCAGCTCTGCTGGATCAGATTCCATTGGTTGGGCCTGACCAGATCCCATCAGCTCTGCTGGATCCGATCCCATCTGTTGGGCCCGACCAGATCCCATCAGCTCTGTTGGATCAGATCCTATCAGCTGGGCCAGATCAGATCCTGTCTGCTGGGCCAGAAGATTGGCTTTCTCTTCCTGAGCAGATCCTGCCAGGTGGGCTAGACCAGATCCCATCAACGGTGCAGGACCAGATCCTATCTGCTGGGCCGGGGGATCATTTTCTCCTGCCTGACCAAATCCCGCCAGCTGGACTGGAGCAGATCCTGTCAGCCATGCAGAAAGATCTGCCTCTGCCCAATCCGATCCCATCTATGCAGGACCAGATTCCATCCGCTGGGCTGGATCAGATCCCATCCACCATTCAAAAAGATCTGCCTCTGATCCCACCAACTATGCAGGACCAAATCCCATCTGCTGGGCTTTATCAGGTCCCATCATCCATGCAAAAagatctgcccctgcctgaccaGATCCCATCAACTATGCAAGACCAGATCCCATCAGCTGGGCCAGGGGATAATTTTTCTCCTCACAACCAGATCACATCTGAGCTGAACCAGATCTTAGCTATGCAAAAAGATCAGCCTTTGCTCAACCAGATTCCAACAGCCATACAGGACCATATCCCTTCAGCTGGGCCAGAGGATCAGTTTTCTCTCTCTGATCAGATCCTGTCAGCTGGTCCTGGGCTGGATCAGGTTCCATCAACTATGCAgaaccaggtcccacccactgggccagaGAATCACTTTTCTCTGCCTGACCAGatcctgccagctgggctggacATGATCCCATCAGCCATGCAAAAAGATCAGCCTCTGCTTGACCAGATCCCAACAACTGTACAGGACCAGGTTCCATCAGCTGGGCCAGACCAAATCCCAGCCACTATGCAGGACCCACTCCCATCAGCTGTGCAAAAAAATCAGCCTCTGCCTGACCAGATCCCAATGCCTGTACAGACCCAGATCCCATCACCTGGTCCTGACCAGACCCCACCAACTGTGCAGGACCAGATCCTATCAGCTGGGTCAGGGGATCAGCCTTCTATGCCTGACCAGATGCCACCAGCTGCACCCAATCAGATCCCACCAGTTCTACAAGAAGTGAAGTCCTCTGTCCTAGACCAGATCCTGCCAGCAGTGGAGGAAGCAAAGTCCCCAGCACAGGACCATATCCCATCTACTCTGCAGGAAGCCACACCTGCTCTATGGGACCAGATCCCTCCAGCTGCATTCAAGCAGatcaccccagctgctcctgaaGTTCAGCCCTCTCCGCCCAACAAGATCCCATCCACTCCACATGCAAATCAACCTTTCCTAGACCAGATCCCACCAGCTGGGCTCAGATCTCAGCTTTCTCCATCTGACCAGATCCCAGCCACTCTGCAGGAGAATCCACTGCCTCCAAACCAGATCCTGCCAGCTGGGCCTGACAAGATCCCAGCAGCCGTGGAGGAAGTGAAAGTCTCTGCCCGGGACCAGATCCCATCGGCTTTGCCTTGCCCGatcccactgggtgctggctctgctccacCTCCCCAGGTTCGGCCCACCCTTCTAGGCCAAGCCATGGAGGAGGTGCCAGGGAACCCAAGTGTCCTGGCCTCCGAACAGCAACCACTGCTGACAGAGGCTCTGGTTCCACGTGGCCCCCCggagacaccactggccactgccccctccccacagccccgtggtccccccagtgccagctcccGCAAGCAGAAGTCCTGCCAGTGCTGTGTCATCATGTGA
- the MISP3 gene encoding uncharacterized protein MISP3, translating to MAAEGMTLPPPPSPPVPGGSYQEMSLGSASHEPPAPCPELWEIPKARGNWEQADGEDPAPPEAPGQGLATSCQQGVATTGQAAPAPGSPVATLSPEPSHLRQEGPGEGPGGATAYDPRSTPAGAGSQRQVTELGGTREPEPHGTGEPGAGAVNPAGHPEPAGTKKPEPGAADPATALEPAGTREPEPGAVDLIGPPEPPGTRDSEPADSTGPEPGAVDPASASEPDRTKAPESAGTDNPSGCPEPAGIRDPEPAGPPAPAETRQSELGATDPSGPPKPARTRELEPDGAADPSSHPEPAGTREPEPGAADPASAPEPAGTPNPTGSLEPARTREAEPCATDLSGPPEPAGTREPESSVVDPVGAPEPVGTKEPDLAETPQLSNLPEPADTRVPEPASAPEPVGTEEPEPGATDPASTPELAGTPQTANPSDPTGTTDPARPPQPTDPPEPASTREPESGSATHLLPREGPVPAPIAQSLAASQENSSASPAGSSTSPVSSSAATSMEPETPIEREIRQLQEREEVLRRERGLTSPRGAQELVEVRIRPLLSQPALVLRPSDTERRWAGAQMLREIEREARREQALVRLGTVLGAYDPGPAPGMLQKKMLFEASPWEPEGLFLGNQVHWQPEGVSTSTRTTWQPEGTSPGNRGPEEISPGNQVSWQQDGIFTANQGPGAKANMVILEPGTLLRPGGPPGTPRGPFARLHPRSPPSLLEQEVREAREREQELRRQRQVLYGTTTPRDEDEGHEDAQETPPQQAERVSCGKLDVTWPPPSPAEPLQLNGLDQANRSPRSLRQKNALIQRWESGSLGNPESPE from the exons ATGGCAGCTGAAGGCATGACCCTGCCACCACCGCCCTCACCCCCTGTGCCAGGGGGATCCTACCAAGAGATGTCCCTGGGCTCAGCCAGCCACgaaccccctgccccttgcccagaACTGTGGGAGATCCCCAAGGCCAGGGGCAACTGGGAGCAGGCAGATGGAGAGGATCCAGCTCCCCCAGAAGCTCCGGGCCAGGGCCTtgccaccagctgccagcagggggtAGCAACCACTGGGCAGGCTGCCCCCGCGCCAGGCTCTCCTGTGGCAACTCTGTCTCCAGAGCCGTCCCACCTGAGGCaggaggggccaggggagggcCCAGGCGGAGCAACAGCCTATGACCCACGGAGCACCCCAGCTGGTGCCGGGTCCCAGAGACAGGTGACAGAGCTGGGAGGCACCAGAGAGCCAGAGCCCCATGGGACTGGGGAGCCAGGAGCGGGAGCTGTGAATCCAGCTGGACACCCAGAACCGGCTGGGACCAAGAAGCCAGAACCAGGTGCTGCAGATCCAGCCACAGCCCTAGAACCGGCTGGGACCAGGGAGCCAGAACCAGGTGCTGTGGATCTCATTGGACCCCCAGAACCACCTGGGACCAGAGATTCAGAACCAGCCGATTCCACAGGGCCAGAACCTGGTGCTGTGGATCCAGCCAGTGCCTCAGAACCGGACAGGACCAAGGCACCAGAATCAGCTGGTACTGATAATCCCTCTGGATGCCCAGAACCAGCTGGGATCAGAGATCCAGAACCAGCTggacccccagcaccagctgagaCCAGACAGTCAGAACTTGGTGCCACTGACCCTTCTGGACCGCCAAAACCGGCCAGGACCAGAGAACTAGAACCAGACGGTGCTGCTGATCCCTCCAGCCACCCAGAGCCGGCCGGGACTAGAGAGCCAGAACCTGGTGCTGCTGATCCAGCCAGCGCTCCAGAACCAGCTGGGACCCCAAATCCCACTGGATCCCTAGAACCAGCTAGGACCAGAGAGGCAGAACCCTGTGCCACTGATCTCTCTGGACCCCCAGaaccagctgggaccagggagcCAGAATCCAGTGTCGTGGATCCAGTTGGTGCCCCAGAACCAGTTGGTACCAAAGAGCCAGACCTGGCTGAGACCCCTCAGCTCTCTAATCTTCCTGAACCAGCTGATACCAGGGTGCCAGAACCAGCCAGTGCCCCAGAACCAGTTGGTACCGAAGAACCAGAACCTGGTGCCACGGATCCAGCCAGCACCCCAGAACTGGCTGGGACGCCCCAGACTGCCAACCCTTCAGACCCGACTGGTACCACTGATCCAGCCaggcccccccagcccacagaccCTCCAGAACCAGCCAGCACCAGGGAACCAGAATCGGGTAGTGCCACACACCTGCTCCCCCGTGAAGGCCCCGTGCCAGCTCCCATAGCCCagtctctggctgccagccaggagaaCTCCAGTGCCAGCCCAGCAGGCTCTAGCACCAGCCCGGTGAGCTCCAGTGCGGCAACATCAATGGAGCCTGAGACGCCCATTGAGCGGGAGATCCGGCAGCTCCAGGAGCGTGAGGAAGTGCTGCGGCGGGAGCGGGGCCTGACCAGCCCACGAGGGGCCCAGGAGCTGGTGGAGGTTCGGATCCGGCCCTTGCTGAGCCAGCCGGCACTGGTGTTGCGACCCTCAGACACAGAGCGGcgctgggctggggcccagatGCTGCGGGAGATTGAGCGAGAAGCGCGCCGGGAGCAGGCCCTGGTCCGCCTGGGCACTGTGCTTGGGGCTTAtgaccccggcccggccccagggATGCTCCAGAAGAAGATGCTCTTTGAGGCATCCCCGTGGGAACCAGAGGGGCTCTTCCTTGGCAACCAGGTGCACTGGCAACCGGAGGGGGTCTCCACCAGCACCCGGACAACCTGGCAACCAGAGGGGACCTCCCCTGGCAACCGGGGACCAGAGGAGATCTCCCCTGGCAACCAGGTGTCCTGGCAACAGGATGGGATCTTCACTGCCAATCAGGGACCAGGTGCTAAAGCCAATATGGTGATCCTGGAGCCAGGGACCCTGTTGAGGCCTGGGGGACCCCCGGGGACCCCTAGGGGCCCCTTTGCCCGGCTGCATCCCCGGAGCCCCCCATCACTGCTGGAGCAGGAGGTGCGGGAAGCCCGGGAGCGGGAGCAGGAGCTGCGGAGGCAGCGCCAGGTGCTGTATGGCACCACCACACCCAGGGATGAAGATGAGGGCCACGAGGATGCCCAGGAGACACCACCGCAGCAGGCAG AGAGAGTGTCCTGTGGGAAGCTGGACGTGACCTGGCCCCCGCCAAGCCCAGCTGAGCCCCTCCAGCTCAATGGACTGGACCAG gcAAACAGAAGCCCTCGGAGTCTTCGCCAGAAAAATGCCTTAATCCAGCGCTGGGAGTCAGGGTCCCTTGGCAACCCCGAGAGCCCGGAGTGA